The following are from one region of the Nicotiana tabacum cultivar K326 chromosome 3, ASM71507v2, whole genome shotgun sequence genome:
- the LOC107795610 gene encoding tropinone reductase homolog At5g06060, with product MSLSKKAPNSSIPCQLSLSPISVFFAKQRKTRQGAEIQKKMSEPLFISHTVAASLKHKLQLPKPRNYIINPWMNCSSVRLTTKCCGKVNNRWSLNGMNALVTVGTRGIGHAIVEELCGLGATVHTCARNEDELGTCLRSWKDEGFAVSGSLCDVSSQVDRQKLMEVVSSTFDGRLNILINNVGTNIRKAMVDFTAEEFSTLMGTNFESVFHLSQLAYPLLKESGAGSVVFTSSVSGFISLKSMSVQGATKGAINQLTKYLACEWAKDNIRSNAVAPWYIKTSMVEQVLSNKEYLQEVYDRTPLGRLGEPSEVSSLVGFLCLPASSYITGQIICVDGGMSVNGFYPHHG from the exons ATGAGCTTATCCAAAAAGGCTCCAAATTCCTCAATCCCTTGTCAGTTGTCTCTCTCTCCTATTTCTGTTTTCTTTGCAAAACAAAGGAAAACAAGACAAGGAGCGGAAATCCAAAAGAAAATGTCggaacccctcttcatttcacaCACCGTTGCTGCTTCACTCAAGcacaaacttcaacttccaaaacccaGAAACTATATAATAAACCCATGGATGAATTGCAGTTCAGTTCGACTCACAACTAAATGTTGTGGCAAAGTCAATAATAGATGGTCCCTTAATGGCATGAATGCTCTTGTCACTGTTGGCACTCGAGGCATTGG GCATGCAATTGTGGAGGAATTGTGTGGATTAGGAGCTACTGTGCATACGTGTGCACGGAATGAAGATGAGCTTGGGACATGTTTGAGGAGCTGGAAAGATGAGGGCTTTGCAGTGTCTGGCTCCTTATGTGATGTGTCTTCTCAAGTTGATCGCCAGAAGTTAATGGAAGTTGTTTCTTCTACATTCGACGGGAGGCTCAATATTCTT ATAAACAACGTGGGGACCAATATTCGCAAAGCTATGGTGGATTTTACAGCTGAAGAGTTTTCCACTCTCATGGGAACAAATTTTGAATCTGTCTTCCATCTGTCTCAGTTGGCTTATCCCCTTCTGAAAGAATCTGGAGCTGGAAGTGTTGTGTTCACTTCTTCTGTCTCAGGTTTTATCTCATTGAAATCTATGTCTGTACAAGGAGCAACAAAAG GAGCAATTAATCAACTTACAAAATATTTGGCATGTGAGTGGGCTAAAGACAACATCAGGAGTAATGCTGTTGCACCTTGGTACATCAAAACATCCATGGTGGAACAA GTGCTGAGTAACAAAGAGTATTTGCAAGAAGTATATGACCGGACTCCACTTGGGCGTCTGGGAGAACCATCCGAGGTTTCATCTCTTGTGGGATTCCTTTGTCTTCCTGCATCTTCGTACATCACTGGCCAGATAATCTGTGTTGACGGTGGAATGTCTGTAAATGGCTTTTACCCTCACCATGGCTAG